One segment of Anser cygnoides isolate HZ-2024a breed goose chromosome 5, Taihu_goose_T2T_genome, whole genome shotgun sequence DNA contains the following:
- the LOC136790909 gene encoding tRNA selenocysteine 1-associated protein 1-like — protein sequence MRALQDCQNAPGLGGKGIRLSIGISKRLKAELQRYQSYNYNAYCQDYQNYYSQRSYDAYADYNYSSYAPYDSMQAVGDCSLGDSLMAPAVFEESSVMTAIGDDLITDGNKGSIIVT from the exons ATGAGGGCACTGCAAGACTGCCAGAACGCACCAGGTCTGGGGGGAAAAGGAATCCGGCTGAGCATAGGAATTTCTAAAAG actgaaagcagaattgCAGCGGTACCAGTCATACAACTATAATGCTTATTGCCAAGATTACCAGAACTACTACTCGCAGCGGAGTTACGATGCTTACGCTGACTACAACTACAGCTCCTATGCTCCCTATGACAGCATGCAAGCTGTTGGAGACTGCTCTTTAGGAGATTCTTTAATGGCTCCAGCTGTTTTTGAG gaatCTTCAGTTATGACTGCAATCGGTGATGACCTAATTACTGACGGTAATAAGGGTTCTATCATTGTCACTTGA